From Brassica oleracea var. oleracea cultivar TO1000 chromosome C3, BOL, whole genome shotgun sequence, a single genomic window includes:
- the LOC106335707 gene encoding nuclear cap-binding protein subunit 1 — MSNWKTLLLRIGEKGPEYGTSSDFKDHIETCFGVIRREIERSGDQVSPYLLQCAEQLPHKIPLYGTLIGLLNLENEDFVRKIVESVQANFQVALDSGNCNSIRILLRFMTSLLCSKVIQPASLIVVFETLLSSAATTVDEEKGNPSWQAQADFYVICILSSLPWGGAELAEQVPDEIERVLVGIQAYLSIRKNSSSSGLNFFLKGESENSPSEKDFVEDLWDRTQSLASNGWKLDSVPRPHLSFEAQLVAGKFHELRPIKCMEPPSPPSDHSRENIGKQKHDALMRYPQRIRRLNIFPANKTEDVQPIDRFVVEEYLLDVLLYLNGCRKECASYMANLPVPFRYEYLMAETLFSQILLLPQPPFKTLYYTLVIMDLCKALPGAFPAVVAGAVRALFEKISDLDMESRTRLILWFSHHLSNFQFIWPWEEWSYVLDLPKWAPKRVFVQEVLQREVRLSYWDKIKQSIENASALEELLPAKAAPAYRYSLEEGKEKTEEHQLSAELNRKVKEKQSARDMMSWIEETIYPVHGFEVTLTVVVQTLLEIGSKSFTHMVTVLERYGQVFGKLCPDNDKQVMLLSQVSAYWKNNAQMTAVAMDRMMGYRLVSNQAIVRWVFSPENVDQFHMSDQTWEILGNALNKTYNRISDLRKDISNITKNVLVAEKASANARAELEAAESKLSLVEGEPVLGENPGKMKRLKSTVEKTGEAEVSLRESLEAKEALLNRALSETEALLLLLFQSFSAVLKERLPEPAKARSLEDLKSEDENSSAMEVDTENGNPKKRSEIGDREQWCLSTVGYLTAFTRQYANEIWPHMEKLKLEVFSGEDVHPLFLQAIFSALQIPLQ; from the exons ATGAGCAATTGGAAGACTCTTCTTCTCCGAATCGGCGAGAAGGGCCCCGAGTACGGCACTTCCTCCGACTTCAAAGACCATATC GAGACTTGTTTTGGTGTTATTCGTAGAGAAATCGAGCGTTCTGGGGACCAAGTTTCGCCT TATCTACTGCAATGTGCTGAACAATTGCCTCATAAGATTCCCTTGTATGGCACTCTG ATTGGTTTGTTGAACCTGGAGAATGAAGACTTTGTCAGAAAGATAGTAGAAAGTGTCCAAGCTAATTTCCAG GTCGCTTTAGATTCTGGAAACTGCAACAGTATCCGCATATTGCTACGCTTTATGACTTCCCTG TTGTGCAGTAAGGTTATTCAACCTGCCTCTTTGATTGTCGTGTTCGAAACGCTGTTGTCATCTGCTGCCACCACTGTGGATGAAGAGAAAGGAAACCCATCATGGCAGGCACAAGCTGACTTTTACGTTATATGCATCTTGTCAAGCCTCCCGTGGGGAGGAGCAGAACTCGCTGAG CAAGTTCCTGATGAGATTGAAAGAGTATTAGTCGGGATACAAGCTTATTTGAGCATCCGAAAGAATTCTTCATCGTCTGGTTTAAACTTTTTTCTCAAAGGAGAATCTGAAAATAGTCCTTCAGAAAAG GATTTCGTGGAGGATCTATGGGATCGAACACAGTCTCTAGCTTCCAATGGATGGAAACTTGATAGTG TTCCTAGGCCTCATCTCTCGTTCGAAGCTCAGCTCGTTGCTGGAAAATTTCATGAGCTACGCCCCATTAAATGTATGGAACCACCAAGTCCACCTTCTGATCATTCGAGGGAGAACATTGGCAAGCAAAAGCATGACGCTTTGATGAGATATCCTCAGAGGATTCGCAGGTTGAATATATTTCCAGCTAATAAGACTGAG GATGTACAACCTATTGATCGCTTTGTCGTTGAGGAATATTTACTGGATGTGCTCCTATATTTAAATGGATG TCGGAAGGAGTGCGCTTCCTACATGGCTAATCTTCCTGTGCCCTTCCGGTATGAGTACCTTATGGCAGAGACACTATTTTCTCAG ATACTGCTGCTACCACAGCCACCGTTCAAGACTCTCTATTATACACTCGTGATTATGGATCTTTGTAAG GCTCTTCCGGGTGCCTTTCCTGCTGTTGTTGCCGGCGCTGTTCGTGCACTCTTTGAGAAAATTTCCGACCTTGACATGGAATCCAGGACACGCCTTATCCTCTGGTTTTCTCACCACTT ATCCAACTTCCAGTTCATCTGGCCATGGGAAGAGTGGTCTTATGTGTTGGACCTTCCCAAATGGGCCCCTAAGCGTGTATTTGTTCAGGAGGTTCTCCAAAGAGAAGTACGCTTGTCTTACTGGGATAAAATTAAGCAG AGCATCGAGAATGCTAGTGCCCTAGAAGAATTGCTTCCTGCAAAGGCTGCTCCGGCTTACAGGTACTCCTTGGAAGAGGGTAAAGAGAAAACAGAAGAGCATCAGTTGTCAGCTGAACTGAACAGGAAGGTCAAGGAAAAACAATCTGCACGTGACATGATGTCGTGGATTGAAGAAACGATATATCCAGTTCATGGTTTTGAAGTCACTCTTACAGTAGTCGTGCAGACCTTACTCGAGATCGGATCAAAAAGTTTCACTCATATGGTCACAGTCCTAGAGCGGTACGGCCAAGTGTTTGGGAAACTCTGTCCTGATAATGATAAACAGGTGATGCTATTATCGCAAGTGAGTGCATACTGGAAAAACAATGCACAAATGACGGCCGTGGCAATGGATAGGATGATGGGGTATAGACTCGTATCGAATCAGGCAATTGTGAGATGGGTTTTCTCTCCGGAGAATGTTGATCAGTTTCATATGTCTGATCAGACATGGGAG ATACTTGGGAATGCACTTAACAAGACTTATAATCGTATCTCTGATTTGAGGAAAGACATATCAAACATTACGAAGAATGTTTTGGTTGCTGAGAAAGCTTCAGCAAACGCACGAGCAGAGCTGGAGGCTGCTGAGAGCAAACTTTCCCTAGTGGAGGGTGAGCCTGTCCTTGGTGAAAATCCAGGGAAGATGAAGCGTTTGAAATCAACGGTGGAGAAGACAGGGGAGGCAGAGGTGTCTCTACGGGAATCCCTAGAGGCAAAAGAGGCTCTTCTTAACAGAGCTCTCTCTGAAACTGAG GCTCTACTGCTCCTGCTGTTCCAGAGTTTCTCTGCAGTCCTGAAGGAACGGCTTCCAGAACCAGCGAAAGCGAGGTCGTTGGAGGATCTAAAATCTGAAGATGAAAACTCATCTGCGATGGAGGTGGACACTGAAAATGGAAACCCAAAGAAAAGGTCTGAGATCGGTGATAGAGAACAGTGGTGCTTATCCACAGTTGGATATCTTACGGCATTTACTAGACAATATGCGAACGAG ATATGGCCTCACATGGAGAAGTTGAAGTTGGAGGTGTTCTCTGGAGAAGATGTTCATCCCCTCTTCCTTCAAGCCATATTCTCTGCACTCCAAATCCCTTTACAATAA
- the LOC106328923 gene encoding calmodulin-like protein 12 isoform X1 — protein MTSSSSSSHVSHQIFPSFHGPDVRRGFLSHLHNVFAKKEITVFNDQKIERGHTIGSELVLAIREAEASIVLLSQNYASSSWCLDELVEILKCKEASGQIVMPIFYDVDPSDVRKQKGGFGIAFEKTCEGETEEQKQIWVDALTYVATIAGEHSRNWTDEAVMVEKISTVMLNKLKVEEIKKEFRSCDIDQNGFITASELRYVLTKDGGDYTDEDVCKAIETYDVDGDGRISYDEYVKMCDSIEKQAAGVDKLVTSVTLPEEKMQEMKATFMLFDVGNNGFITAADFQLSAKNYGEKLTEEEAYNLLRNLDADGDGRVSFDEFVKRFMAIDDENDALAKKLVTDVTLSTEEMEEMIQFFKALDVDHNGFITAADFQQSINHNGKKVTDEVAYNVIRSMDVDGDCQVSFDEFVKHWMKDKREEEKTAKIEKYVSKKLNKFAKFIAKALT, from the exons ATGACTTCTTCTTCTTCCTCGTCTCACGTTAGTCACCAAATCTTCCCCAGCTTCCACGGGCCAGATGTTCGTAGAGGATTCCTCAGTCATTTGCACAATGTCTTTGCAAAAAAAGAAATCACGGTGTTTAATGACCAGAAAATCGAGAGAGGCCACACGATTGGATCTGAGCTCGTACTAGCCATCAGAGAAGCGGAAGCTTCTATTGTTTTGCTCTCACAGAACTACGCTTCTTCGAGCTGGTGTTTAGATGAACTGGTTGAAATCCTGAAGTGCAAAGAAGCTTCGGGGCAGATTGTGATGCCGATTTTTTACGACGTTGATCCATCGGATGTAAGGAAGCAGAAGGGAGGCTTTGGGATCGCATTCGAGAAAACCTGTGAAGGTGAAACAGAAGAACAGAAGCAGATATGGGTCGATGCTTTGACGTATGTAGCAACCATAGCTGGAGAACACTCTCGTAACTG GACTGATGAAGCTGTGATGGTCGAAAAGATATCCACAGTTATGTTGAACAAACTAAAAGTGGAAGAGATAAAAAAAGAATTTAGGTCTTGCGATATAGACCAGAATGGTTTTATAACTGCGTCAGAGCTTCGATATGTGTTGACAAAAGATGGGGGCGATTATACCGATGAAGACGTTTGCAAGGCGATCGAAACATATGATGTAGATGGCGACGGTCGGATCAGCTATGATGAATACGTCAAAATGTGTGATAG TATTGAAAAACAGGCTGCAGGGGTAGACAAGCTCGTCACAAGTGTTACTCTGCCTGAGGAGAAAATGCAAGAAATGAAGGCGACCTTTATGTTGTTCGATGTAGGCAATAATGGTTTCATAACTGCAGCAGACTTTCAACTGTCTGCGAAAAATTATGGCGAAAAGTTAACAGAGGAGGAAGCTTATAATCTACTCCGAAATTTGGATGCTGATGGCGATGGCCGGGTCAGCTTTGATGAATTCGTCAAAAGATTTATGGCTAT CGATGATGAAAATGATGCGTTAGCCAAAAAGCTTGTCACAGATGTTACACTGTCTACGGAGGAAATGGAAGAAATGATTCAATTCTTTAAGGCTCTAGATGTCGATCACAATGGTTTCATAACTGCAGCAGACTTTCAACAGTCTATCAATCACAATGGCAAAAAAGTAACTGATGAGGTCGCTTATAATGTCATCCGATCTATGGATGTTGATGGTGATTGTCAGGTCAGCTTTGATGAGTTCGTCAAACATTGGATGAAGGATAA GAGGGAGGAGGAAAAGACTGCGAAGATCGAAAAGTATGTCTCGAAAAAACTGAATAAATTCGCCAAATTCATTGCTAAAGCTTTGACCTGA
- the LOC106328923 gene encoding reticulocalbin-2-like isoform X2 encodes MTSSSSSSHVSHQIFPSFHGPDVRRGFLSHLHNVFAKKEITVFNDQKIERGHTIGSELVLAIREAEASIVLLSQNYASSSWCLDELVEILKCKEASGQIVMPIFYDVDPSDVRKQKGGFGIAFEKTCEGETEEQKQIWVDALTYVATIAGEHSRNWTDEAVMVEKISTVMLNKLKVEEIKKEFRSCDIDQNGFITASELRYVLTKDGGDYTDEDVCKAIETYDVDGDGRISYDEYVKMCDSIEKQAAGVDKLVTSVTLPEEKMQEMKATFMLFDVGNNGFITAADFQLSAKNYGEKLTEEEAYNLLRNLDADGDGRVSFDEFVKRFMAIDDENDALAKKLVTDVTLSTEEMEEMIQFFKALDVDHNGFITAADFQQSINHNGKKVTDEVAYNVIRSMDVDGDCQEGGGKDCEDRKVCLEKTE; translated from the exons ATGACTTCTTCTTCTTCCTCGTCTCACGTTAGTCACCAAATCTTCCCCAGCTTCCACGGGCCAGATGTTCGTAGAGGATTCCTCAGTCATTTGCACAATGTCTTTGCAAAAAAAGAAATCACGGTGTTTAATGACCAGAAAATCGAGAGAGGCCACACGATTGGATCTGAGCTCGTACTAGCCATCAGAGAAGCGGAAGCTTCTATTGTTTTGCTCTCACAGAACTACGCTTCTTCGAGCTGGTGTTTAGATGAACTGGTTGAAATCCTGAAGTGCAAAGAAGCTTCGGGGCAGATTGTGATGCCGATTTTTTACGACGTTGATCCATCGGATGTAAGGAAGCAGAAGGGAGGCTTTGGGATCGCATTCGAGAAAACCTGTGAAGGTGAAACAGAAGAACAGAAGCAGATATGGGTCGATGCTTTGACGTATGTAGCAACCATAGCTGGAGAACACTCTCGTAACTG GACTGATGAAGCTGTGATGGTCGAAAAGATATCCACAGTTATGTTGAACAAACTAAAAGTGGAAGAGATAAAAAAAGAATTTAGGTCTTGCGATATAGACCAGAATGGTTTTATAACTGCGTCAGAGCTTCGATATGTGTTGACAAAAGATGGGGGCGATTATACCGATGAAGACGTTTGCAAGGCGATCGAAACATATGATGTAGATGGCGACGGTCGGATCAGCTATGATGAATACGTCAAAATGTGTGATAG TATTGAAAAACAGGCTGCAGGGGTAGACAAGCTCGTCACAAGTGTTACTCTGCCTGAGGAGAAAATGCAAGAAATGAAGGCGACCTTTATGTTGTTCGATGTAGGCAATAATGGTTTCATAACTGCAGCAGACTTTCAACTGTCTGCGAAAAATTATGGCGAAAAGTTAACAGAGGAGGAAGCTTATAATCTACTCCGAAATTTGGATGCTGATGGCGATGGCCGGGTCAGCTTTGATGAATTCGTCAAAAGATTTATGGCTAT CGATGATGAAAATGATGCGTTAGCCAAAAAGCTTGTCACAGATGTTACACTGTCTACGGAGGAAATGGAAGAAATGATTCAATTCTTTAAGGCTCTAGATGTCGATCACAATGGTTTCATAACTGCAGCAGACTTTCAACAGTCTATCAATCACAATGGCAAAAAAGTAACTGATGAGGTCGCTTATAATGTCATCCGATCTATGGATGTTGATGGTGATTGTCAG GAGGGAGGAGGAAAAGACTGCGAAGATCGAAAAGTATGTCTCGAAAAAACTGAATAA